The Virgibacillus phasianinus genome includes a window with the following:
- the folE2 gene encoding GTP cyclohydrolase FolE2 has translation MTYTPTSLTVNLPNKEERHQLFGSVAPGPRTKPEEKDKMADLQNTKKDFLFDLDEVGISNVKHPITVKSHIEPLTQSTIGTFSFTSSIKKTNKGTNMSRFMEQLNAYYHNGSVTSLSTLKQFTKDLATRLNQEDAEVQISFPWFYERTGPKSNIAGMNHADVSITVSYDNKNGFDIYATLSASITTLCPCSKEISEYSAHNQRGLVSMEVSIADDFDEEKTDWKLMLLEAAESNASARLHPVLKRTDEKTITEQAYENPRFVEDIVRLVAADLFEMPFVTKFKVACRNEESIHMHDAIASVTIDKADYISQ, from the coding sequence ATGACTTATACACCTACATCCCTTACAGTAAACTTACCAAACAAGGAAGAACGACATCAACTATTTGGTTCCGTAGCACCTGGGCCCAGGACAAAACCTGAGGAAAAGGATAAAATGGCGGATTTACAAAATACAAAAAAAGATTTTCTATTTGATTTAGATGAGGTTGGTATTTCAAATGTGAAACATCCGATAACGGTAAAAAGCCATATAGAGCCACTAACACAATCAACAATTGGAACTTTTTCTTTTACTTCTTCTATCAAAAAAACGAATAAAGGTACGAATATGAGCCGATTTATGGAGCAGTTGAATGCGTATTATCATAATGGGTCTGTAACCAGCTTATCGACACTTAAGCAATTTACAAAGGATCTGGCAACTCGGCTTAATCAGGAAGATGCAGAAGTGCAAATATCATTTCCCTGGTTTTACGAACGTACCGGACCGAAGTCCAATATAGCAGGCATGAATCATGCCGATGTCAGTATTACTGTTTCATATGATAACAAAAATGGATTTGACATCTACGCAACCTTGTCAGCATCAATAACAACTTTATGTCCTTGTTCAAAAGAGATCAGCGAATACAGCGCACATAATCAACGTGGTTTGGTTTCCATGGAAGTTTCAATTGCTGACGACTTTGATGAAGAAAAAACAGACTGGAAGTTAATGCTGTTAGAAGCGGCTGAGAGCAATGCAAGCGCACGCCTGCACCCAGTACTGAAACGCACTGATGAGAAGACTATCACAGAACAGGCATATGAAAATCCAAGATTTGTCGAGGATATAGTAAGACTTGTAGCTGCAGATTTATTTGAAATGCCCTTTGTAACAAAGTTCAAGGTCGCCTGTCGAAATGAAGAATCTATTCACATGCATGATGCAATAGCATCTGTAACGATTGATAAGGCTGACTATATTTCACAATAA
- the yidD gene encoding membrane protein insertion efficiency factor YidD — translation MKFVFIALINFYRKAISPFKPPSCRFYPTCSEYGLEAIKRFGAIKGGYLTIKRISKCHPFHTGGVDLVPEKKVKKTRQSPHS, via the coding sequence ATGAAATTCGTTTTTATTGCACTCATAAATTTTTACCGAAAAGCAATTAGTCCATTTAAACCACCATCGTGCAGGTTTTATCCCACTTGCTCAGAGTATGGCCTAGAAGCGATTAAACGTTTTGGGGCGATCAAGGGTGGATATTTAACGATTAAACGTATTTCAAAATGTCATCCTTTTCATACTGGTGGCGTAGATTTAGTTCCTGAAAAAAAGGTTAAAAAAACTCGGCAATCACCCCATTCTTAG
- a CDS encoding acyl-CoA thioesterase — translation MSIVKTDIDVRYQETDQMGVVYHANYLVWFEIGRTKFIEYLGFNYADMEKSNVVSPIVDAQVSFKKPIRYGEKATVETWLAEYDGIRSIYGYRILNEENDIAITGTTKHVIVKKENFRPLSLKRAFPDWHHAYKKELVGE, via the coding sequence TTGAGTATAGTGAAAACAGACATAGACGTGAGATATCAGGAAACAGATCAAATGGGCGTTGTTTACCATGCAAATTATTTAGTCTGGTTTGAAATTGGCCGGACAAAGTTCATTGAATACCTTGGTTTTAATTATGCTGATATGGAAAAGAGCAATGTAGTTTCACCGATTGTGGATGCACAGGTATCTTTTAAAAAACCAATTCGTTACGGTGAAAAAGCAACAGTTGAGACTTGGCTTGCTGAATATGACGGAATACGGTCCATTTATGGGTATCGAATATTAAATGAGGAAAATGATATTGCAATTACAGGAACAACGAAGCATGTTATTGTAAAAAAAGAAAACTTTCGGCCATTATCCCTTAAACGTGCATTTCCAGACTGGCACCACGCATATAAGAAAGAATTAGTAGGTGAATAA
- a CDS encoding FbpB family small basic protein, with protein sequence MGILLLKKEWISISLKRRLSYNELVSQNRKEIMQDQSVLEKIESKFELKYQQLKENKEA encoded by the coding sequence TTGGGAATACTTCTTTTAAAAAAGGAGTGGATTTCTATTTCTTTAAAAAGAAGACTTTCCTACAACGAATTAGTTAGTCAGAACCGAAAGGAAATTATGCAGGATCAATCAGTTCTGGAGAAAATTGAATCAAAATTTGAACTGAAATACCAGCAGCTGAAAGAAAATAAGGAAGCATAG
- a CDS encoding TlpA family protein disulfide reductase: MIKKVLAAAILIILVVLLIINVTNKPNNDTGSNEVDVTGNTNVDGAAIVSPSDSGLEVGKKAPDFELETLSGETIKLSDLQGKKVFINFWASWCPPCKKEMPELQEFYKQHSDEIEVLAITSENNLKDVREYIDHNSYSFPVLLDKESQVTSNYGVITIPTTYFVGTDGVIQQPKKIGPMTHDFMVEMLEKLN; encoded by the coding sequence ATGATTAAAAAGGTATTAGCTGCTGCAATATTGATAATCTTAGTAGTTCTTCTAATAATAAATGTTACAAATAAGCCGAATAATGATACTGGTAGCAATGAAGTCGACGTTACAGGCAACACGAATGTAGATGGAGCTGCGATTGTATCGCCCAGTGACTCGGGGCTTGAGGTTGGGAAAAAGGCACCAGATTTTGAATTGGAAACATTGTCAGGTGAAACCATTAAATTATCTGATTTACAAGGTAAAAAAGTATTTATAAATTTTTGGGCGAGCTGGTGTCCACCATGTAAAAAAGAGATGCCGGAATTACAGGAGTTTTACAAGCAACATTCGGATGAAATTGAAGTTTTGGCAATTACATCGGAAAATAATTTAAAAGATGTACGCGAATACATTGATCATAATAGTTATTCATTTCCAGTCCTGCTGGACAAGGAATCTCAGGTTACCAGTAACTATGGTGTGATTACGATACCAACAACCTATTTTGTAGGAACTGATGGTGTCATTCAACAACCGAAAAAAATTGGGCCAATGACTCACGATTTTATGGTTGAAATGCTGGAAAAGTTAAATTAG
- the acnA gene encoding aconitate hydratase AcnA, translating to MAQNDAFQAKKQFELNGKTYNYYQLKALEEAGLGKVARLPFSIRVLLESILRQHDGRVIKDEHIKGLTKWGTKEGKGVDVPFKPSRVILQDFTGVPAVVDLASLRKAMVDMGGEPNRINPEVPVDLVIDHSVQVDQYGTPGALQANMELEFKRNGERYEFLNWAQKAFDNYRAVPPATGIVHQVNLEYIANVVHELENEDGSFNAFPDTLFGTDSHTTMINGLGVLGWGVGGIEAEAGMLGQASILPVPEVIGVKFTGSFPNGTTATDLALKVTQVLREKAVVGKFVEYFGPGLKDMPLADRATISNMAPEYGATCGFFPVDEESLNYLRLTGRNEEHIDLVEKYCKENNMWYSSEQADPEYTELVEINLSELEPNLSGPKRPQDLIALSDMKKEFNKAVTAPAGNQGFGLKKSEFDKEATVKHADGSTSVMKTGALAIAAITSCTNTSNPYVMLGAGLIAKKAVEKGLTVPAYVKTSLAPGSKVVTRYLDDSGLSPYLDQLGFNLVGYGCTTCIGNSGPLKEEIETAIADNDLTVSSVLSGNRNFEGRIHPLVKANYLASPPLVVAYALAGTVDIDLVTEPLGKDSEGNDIYMNDIWPTMEEIKEQVEKTVKPEVFRKEYENVFDSNKKWNEIETTDEPLYKWNDESTYIQNPPYFEGLSKEAGSVKPLNKLRAIGLFGDSVTTDHISPAGAIAKDMPAGKYLQDKNVSPRNFNSYGSRRGNHEVMMRGTFANIRIRNLLAPGTEGGYTTYWPTDEVMPIYDAAMKYQEADTGLIVMGGKDYGMGSSRDWAAKGTNLLGIKTVIAESFERIHRSNLVMMGVLPLQFQKGESADKLGLTGKESYNVEIDESVKPHDLVKVTAVSEDGKVTEFEVIARFDSDVEIDYYRHGGILQMVLRDKLEA from the coding sequence ATGGCACAAAATGATGCATTTCAAGCTAAAAAACAGTTTGAGCTGAATGGTAAAACGTATAATTATTATCAATTAAAAGCATTAGAAGAAGCTGGACTTGGCAAAGTTGCAAGACTACCATTTTCGATTCGTGTTTTACTAGAATCAATCCTCCGTCAACATGATGGCCGGGTAATTAAAGATGAACATATTAAAGGGTTAACTAAATGGGGCACAAAAGAAGGCAAAGGGGTAGATGTACCATTTAAACCTTCACGTGTTATTTTACAGGATTTCACCGGAGTGCCGGCAGTTGTCGACCTTGCCTCTTTACGTAAAGCAATGGTAGATATGGGTGGAGAACCTAATAGGATTAATCCCGAAGTACCAGTGGATCTAGTAATTGACCACTCTGTACAGGTGGATCAATATGGTACACCAGGTGCCTTACAAGCTAACATGGAGTTAGAATTTAAACGTAACGGTGAACGGTATGAATTTTTAAACTGGGCACAAAAGGCATTCGACAATTATCGTGCGGTTCCACCAGCAACAGGAATTGTTCACCAAGTAAACCTTGAGTATATTGCAAATGTAGTTCATGAATTAGAAAATGAAGATGGAAGCTTTAATGCATTTCCTGATACATTATTTGGAACTGACTCCCATACTACTATGATTAATGGTTTAGGTGTTCTTGGTTGGGGTGTAGGTGGAATTGAGGCAGAGGCAGGAATGTTAGGCCAGGCTTCTATTTTGCCAGTTCCGGAGGTAATTGGTGTTAAATTTACGGGTAGTTTCCCTAATGGTACTACTGCAACGGATTTAGCGCTGAAGGTAACCCAAGTCCTTCGTGAAAAAGCAGTAGTTGGCAAATTTGTAGAGTATTTTGGACCTGGTCTTAAGGATATGCCACTTGCGGACCGTGCTACCATCTCTAACATGGCTCCAGAATATGGCGCTACATGCGGATTTTTCCCAGTTGACGAAGAATCTTTGAATTATTTGCGTTTGACTGGACGTAATGAAGAGCATATTGACTTGGTTGAAAAATACTGCAAAGAAAACAATATGTGGTATTCATCAGAACAAGCCGATCCTGAATATACAGAACTGGTGGAAATTAACTTGTCCGAGCTTGAACCAAACCTCTCTGGACCAAAGCGCCCACAAGATTTAATAGCACTTTCTGATATGAAAAAAGAATTTAATAAAGCTGTTACAGCTCCAGCTGGTAACCAAGGATTTGGATTGAAAAAATCAGAGTTTGATAAAGAAGCAACCGTTAAACATGCAGATGGTTCAACATCTGTTATGAAAACTGGTGCGCTGGCAATTGCAGCAATTACATCATGTACGAACACATCTAACCCATACGTTATGTTGGGTGCTGGATTAATTGCTAAAAAAGCTGTTGAAAAGGGACTTACTGTACCTGCTTATGTGAAAACATCACTTGCACCGGGATCAAAAGTGGTTACACGTTACTTGGATGATTCCGGATTATCACCATATCTCGATCAATTAGGATTTAACCTGGTCGGTTACGGTTGTACAACATGTATTGGTAACTCTGGTCCACTTAAAGAAGAAATTGAAACTGCAATCGCGGACAATGACTTAACTGTTTCTTCCGTTTTATCCGGTAACCGAAACTTTGAGGGACGAATTCATCCGCTTGTAAAAGCTAACTATCTTGCATCACCACCACTGGTTGTTGCGTATGCATTAGCTGGTACAGTGGATATTGACCTAGTGACAGAACCTTTAGGTAAAGACAGTGAAGGCAATGATATCTATATGAATGATATTTGGCCTACAATGGAAGAAATTAAAGAGCAAGTTGAAAAGACAGTTAAACCAGAAGTGTTCCGTAAAGAATACGAAAATGTCTTTGATTCAAACAAAAAGTGGAATGAAATTGAAACCACTGACGAACCATTGTATAAATGGAATGATGAATCAACATACATTCAAAATCCTCCATATTTTGAAGGGTTATCAAAAGAAGCAGGTTCTGTTAAACCATTAAACAAGCTTCGTGCTATTGGTTTATTCGGTGATTCTGTCACAACTGATCATATTTCTCCTGCAGGGGCAATTGCAAAAGATATGCCAGCAGGTAAATATTTACAGGATAAAAATGTATCACCGCGTAATTTCAACTCTTACGGATCACGTCGTGGTAACCATGAAGTAATGATGCGGGGAACATTTGCTAACATTCGTATTCGCAACCTGCTGGCACCCGGAACAGAGGGTGGATATACGACCTACTGGCCAACCGATGAAGTAATGCCAATCTATGATGCTGCAATGAAATACCAAGAAGCAGATACTGGTTTAATTGTAATGGGCGGTAAAGATTATGGTATGGGTAGTTCCCGTGACTGGGCGGCTAAAGGTACCAACTTACTAGGAATTAAAACGGTAATCGCTGAAAGCTTTGAACGAATTCATCGTTCAAACCTGGTAATGATGGGCGTATTACCACTACAATTCCAAAAAGGTGAAAGCGCAGATAAACTAGGTTTAACTGGTAAAGAATCATATAATGTAGAAATTGATGAATCTGTTAAACCACATGACTTGGTTAAAGTTACTGCAGTAAGTGAAGATGGTAAAGTAACTGAATTTGAAGTGATTGCACGATTTGATAGTGATGTAGAGATTGATTACTATCGTCATGGCGGAATCCTGCAAATGGTTCTACGTGACAAGCTGGAAGCATAA
- a CDS encoding ATP-binding protein — protein sequence MKSNSFIEHTDENGENMSCSDKTMMKQGIYANMSELPPYIITWIENNSNELISIWDNKGKVMFLSKSVERILGYPLDDLGEVSWYDFLSSEDVSHIRNYFTDDEKDHNNHKFNINIRNKLGKYIWTECVVSKIISDESGKFFYISMVKDISDKKEAEEMMIRSEKMSVAGQLAAGIAHEIRNPLTSLKGFMQLLQAGVNRKEEYYKIMIDEIEKMETITSELLFISKPLTDNRKEENVEVMVHEIVALLLPQARLKNVEINWKRQEKHKIYCDRSQIKQVLINIVKNAIEAMVAKGEIEITISASDSELEIAIIDDGPGIPEEIIHKLGEPFFTTKKSGTGLGLMITKQILEKHNGRLAIEQNISKGSTFKIILPLPSD from the coding sequence ATGAAATCTAATTCTTTTATTGAGCATACGGATGAGAATGGTGAAAACATGTCCTGCTCAGATAAGACAATGATGAAACAAGGAATCTATGCGAATATGAGTGAGCTGCCACCGTATATAATTACATGGATTGAAAATAATAGCAACGAGTTAATCTCCATTTGGGATAACAAGGGAAAAGTAATGTTCTTATCTAAATCTGTTGAGCGTATTTTAGGTTATCCTCTTGATGATTTAGGGGAGGTTTCCTGGTATGATTTTTTGTCTTCCGAAGATGTGTCACATATAAGGAACTATTTTACCGACGATGAAAAGGATCATAATAACCATAAATTTAATATAAATATTCGGAACAAATTGGGAAAATATATCTGGACAGAGTGTGTAGTTTCAAAAATTATCTCGGATGAAAGCGGCAAGTTTTTCTATATTTCCATGGTGAAAGATATCTCAGATAAAAAAGAAGCTGAGGAGATGATGATCCGCTCGGAGAAGATGTCAGTGGCAGGGCAATTAGCAGCAGGAATCGCCCATGAAATACGTAATCCATTAACCTCCTTAAAAGGGTTCATGCAATTATTGCAGGCAGGTGTGAACCGCAAAGAAGAATATTATAAAATTATGATTGATGAAATTGAAAAAATGGAAACCATTACATCAGAACTTCTATTTATTTCTAAACCTTTAACAGATAATCGTAAAGAAGAAAATGTTGAAGTTATGGTTCACGAGATTGTAGCATTATTGCTGCCCCAAGCCCGTTTAAAAAATGTGGAAATTAATTGGAAGCGGCAGGAGAAACACAAAATTTATTGTGATCGTTCCCAGATCAAGCAGGTTTTAATTAATATTGTGAAAAATGCGATTGAGGCGATGGTTGCGAAAGGTGAAATTGAAATTACCATATCCGCGTCGGACTCGGAACTTGAAATTGCAATTATAGATGATGGCCCAGGTATTCCAGAAGAAATTATTCATAAATTGGGTGAACCATTTTTCACAACCAAAAAAAGCGGTACCGGACTTGGTTTAATGATTACCAAACAAATTCTAGAAAAGCATAATGGAAGGTTAGCTATAGAGCAAAATATAAGCAAGGGAAGCACATTTAAAATAATCCTTCCTTTACCCAGTGATTAA
- a CDS encoding DUF2621 family protein — MSMIGEYLIILWGFLLIGLMGIGGFFMFRKFLKKLPKEDGKSNMDWEEYYMEKTRHMWKKEEKELLEELVSPVPELFRDIARHKIASKIGEVALKKKRKKITEDVLIEGYIVATPKRDHKFLRKKLAEKEIDVTPYEIYFE; from the coding sequence ATGTCAATGATTGGCGAGTATTTAATTATACTATGGGGATTCTTATTAATTGGACTTATGGGCATTGGCGGTTTCTTCATGTTTCGTAAGTTTCTTAAAAAACTGCCAAAAGAAGACGGAAAATCTAATATGGACTGGGAAGAGTATTACATGGAAAAAACACGGCATATGTGGAAGAAAGAAGAAAAGGAACTATTAGAAGAACTTGTATCGCCCGTCCCTGAATTATTCCGTGATATAGCCAGACATAAAATAGCAAGTAAGATAGGTGAAGTGGCACTTAAAAAGAAAAGAAAAAAAATAACAGAAGACGTTTTAATCGAGGGATATATTGTTGCAACACCGAAACGGGATCATAAATTTCTGCGAAAAAAACTTGCAGAAAAGGAAATTGATGTAACACCGTATGAAATATATTTTGAATAA
- a CDS encoding CcdC family protein, whose amino-acid sequence MFWIIMSTLGAGCMAGFMIFVRMKSAKKPASVKKIILPPIFMSTGALMFVFPEFRIGLSQVLEALLVGVVFSILLIIGSKFEIKENDIYLIPSKSFIFILIGLLLLRIVLKLAVSGSISLYETSGMFFLLAFGMIITWRIAMLIKYKRLEKQLKYSEAH is encoded by the coding sequence ATGTTTTGGATTATTATGAGTACATTAGGTGCAGGATGTATGGCAGGATTTATGATATTTGTGCGCATGAAATCTGCCAAAAAACCTGCTTCAGTAAAAAAAATTATTTTACCTCCAATTTTTATGAGTACCGGGGCGTTAATGTTTGTTTTTCCTGAATTTCGAATTGGCTTAAGCCAAGTACTGGAGGCGCTTCTTGTTGGTGTAGTCTTTTCTATATTGCTAATAATTGGTTCTAAGTTTGAAATTAAGGAGAATGATATTTACTTAATCCCTTCCAAATCATTTATTTTTATTTTAATTGGTTTACTCCTATTACGTATCGTTTTGAAATTAGCCGTTAGTGGGTCCATTTCGTTGTATGAAACAAGTGGAATGTTCTTTTTATTAGCGTTTGGTATGATTATTACATGGAGAATTGCGATGCTAATAAAGTATAAACGATTAGAAAAACAGCTGAAATATTCAGAAGCACATTAA
- a CDS encoding Na(+)/H(+) antiporter subunit B yields MYKSNDLILRTTTSLIAFILFGFAIYLLLAGHNAPGGGFVGGLVTSGAILLMYMSYGIEAVDKVLPINYRKLIPLGLLIALSTGIGSFVFHVPFLSHTYGYFHLPIFGEVELATAMIFDFGVFVTVLGVTVTIILTIANDR; encoded by the coding sequence ATGTATAAATCGAATGATCTCATACTTCGAACAACCACATCCCTTATCGCCTTTATCCTGTTTGGATTTGCGATTTATTTATTGCTTGCTGGTCATAATGCACCAGGTGGCGGGTTTGTTGGTGGTTTGGTTACTTCAGGTGCAATTTTATTAATGTACATGTCGTATGGAATAGAGGCGGTAGATAAGGTTTTGCCAATTAATTACCGTAAGTTGATTCCGCTTGGCCTGCTTATTGCATTGTCAACTGGCATTGGGTCCTTTGTATTCCATGTTCCATTTTTATCACATACTTATGGCTATTTTCACCTTCCTATTTTTGGTGAGGTTGAACTGGCTACGGCAATGATATTTGACTTTGGTGTGTTTGTAACTGTTTTAGGTGTTACGGTAACAATAATTCTAACCATTGCAAATGACCGGTAA
- a CDS encoding cytochrome c biogenesis CcdA family protein, whose translation MSEINIFIAFGAGFLSFISPCVLPLYPAFLSYITGMSVSEIKEDNIMLKRKSLLHTICFLIGFSSIFIVLGFSTTFVSEFLTANQDIIRQVGAILIVFFGLVIVGIFNFEFLMKDKKITFKNRPAGFIGSFLIGMAFSLGWTPCMGPILMVVISLTATNPDLGMVMMISYILGFSLPFLILSFFIGKLSWIKRNSAIFMKIGGYIMILMGIALFFDWMTDLTSFLAGMFGFTGL comes from the coding sequence ATGTCAGAAATCAATATATTCATTGCGTTTGGGGCAGGATTTTTATCATTTATTTCGCCTTGTGTACTGCCATTGTATCCGGCTTTTTTGTCATATATCACGGGTATGAGTGTGAGTGAGATAAAAGAAGATAATATCATGCTAAAACGAAAAAGTTTATTACATACCATATGTTTCTTAATTGGGTTTTCCAGTATCTTTATTGTACTTGGGTTCAGCACTACATTTGTTTCCGAATTTTTAACAGCGAACCAGGATATTATTCGCCAGGTTGGTGCCATATTAATTGTCTTCTTTGGGTTAGTCATAGTCGGGATATTTAACTTTGAGTTTCTAATGAAAGATAAAAAAATTACATTCAAAAATCGTCCCGCGGGATTTATTGGTTCCTTTTTAATCGGAATGGCCTTTTCTCTAGGCTGGACACCGTGCATGGGTCCTATCCTAATGGTTGTCATTTCGTTAACTGCGACCAATCCGGACCTTGGTATGGTAATGATGATTAGCTATATCCTTGGTTTTTCATTACCATTTTTAATTCTGTCTTTTTTCATTGGAAAATTGTCTTGGATTAAACGAAATAGTGCAATCTTCATGAAAATAGGTGGATATATTATGATACTAATGGGGATTGCGTTATTCTTTGACTGGATGACCGATCTCACCTCATTTTTAGCAGGTATGTTCGGATTCACTGGATTATAA
- a CDS encoding YneF family protein — MGTIWVVLIAILALIVGVALGFFIARKYMMNYLKKNPPINEQMLRTMMMQMGQKPSQKKINQMMRAMNNQQGK, encoded by the coding sequence ATGGGCACGATTTGGGTCGTATTAATTGCTATATTGGCTCTCATTGTTGGAGTTGCTCTTGGTTTCTTCATTGCAAGAAAATATATGATGAACTACTTAAAGAAAAACCCACCAATTAATGAACAAATGCTGCGAACTATGATGATGCAAATGGGTCAAAAACCATCTCAGAAGAAAATCAATCAAATGATGCGTGCAATGAATAATCAGCAAGGTAAATAA
- the sirA gene encoding sporulation inhibitor of replication protein SirA: MNTYSIYPIKIEFARRYYYRSDILYRFLKQYHENNKNQLINDQFNEITCVFSTKELNTKIKSLYNKNAMVKDGNNSIEIVQDKHYISLHISEKQINFRCNMLQDAEMLLFPILQLFHPSLFVLDNKLNNYGWISPVTKLKDHLNEQILYSTL, translated from the coding sequence TTGAATACGTATTCTATTTATCCAATAAAAATTGAATTTGCACGACGTTATTATTATAGAAGTGATATTCTCTATCGCTTTTTAAAACAATACCACGAAAATAATAAAAATCAGTTGATAAACGATCAGTTTAACGAAATTACCTGCGTTTTTTCTACAAAAGAGTTGAATACTAAAATTAAATCATTGTATAATAAAAATGCTATGGTGAAAGATGGTAATAATTCAATAGAAATAGTACAAGATAAGCATTATATCTCTTTACATATTAGTGAAAAGCAGATAAACTTTCGTTGCAATATGCTTCAGGATGCAGAGATGTTGTTATTTCCTATTTTACAATTATTCCATCCATCCTTATTTGTATTGGATAATAAATTAAATAACTATGGTTGGATTTCTCCAGTAACAAAGTTGAAGGATCATTTGAATGAGCAAATATTGTATTCTACTCTTTGA